The Candidatus Liberibacter solanacearum CLso-ZC1 genomic interval CTCCTGAAGATCCTCCAGGGGTGAATTTTTCGGTAGAATTCACAGCTCTCCAAGGAGAAACAACAGGCCCGTAATAGGAAGTTTCATTAGAAGATCCCATAGCAAACTCATCCATATTGAGTTTGCCAAGCATGATGGCACCATTATCCCATAATTTTTGCGTAACCGTCGATTCATATTCAGGTTTAAATCCATCAAGAATATGACTACACGCCTGTGTATGAATACCTTTAGTGGCAAAGCAATCTTTAACTCCGATAGGGATTCCTTCTAAATCTCTTAGGTTACCACTTGCAATTCGCTCATCAGACTTCATTGCAAAGGCACGTGCTTTTTGTGCAACTATTTCTACATATGCATTCATCTTACTATTATAATCTTCAATAGCTTGAATATGTGCATCAATGAGTTCTACGGCAGAAATATCCTTGTTTTTTAGTCGATCTCTAGATTCTGAGAGACTCATACAGTTTAATGCTGACATTTAAAAAAAGCCTCTATTAAAATTAACCTATAAAAGTGCCATTACGCCTTTCATTACTCTACAATCTTAGGGACAAGAAAAAAATTATTCTCAACATGGGGAGCATTGGATAGTATAGAATCCACTTTACCGCCATCACAAACTATATCAGGACGCAATACCATTTTCATGGGAAGAACAGACGTCATAGGTTCTACACCATCAACATTGACTTCTGAAATCTTATTTAAAACACTCAAGGTTTGGTTAAAGCGTGATAAAAGCAACGGAATATCTTCTTCCTCTATCAATATACGAGAAAGATGGGCAATACGCTTGACATCCACTACATCCATTACCATCTCACAAACTCCTCATCTCAAATGTCCTATAATTCTACTGAATGATTTTCTCTTAATATGAAAATACCTTGCTAAACCGAAATTAAAGATAATACTAACAGAGATCAGCACTTATCTCCAAAAGAAAAAAGCGATAGTTGCAAAAAAACCATAAATAAATTCTACTTACCATAGACGAAAAATGTCATTATAACTTCAGGGATATTGATTAATCATTGAAAACACGACAAGTACGTAATGTTTCATTATTTTACTCAATAATCTTCTAAAACACTATAGCGAAGAAAGCGACAATTTACATGTCAATACTTCTTATCGAAGACTTGGTCAAGTCTCTTAAACCTAATCAACCTATAGCATCAATCGATTTAGGAACAAAGAAGATTGGCATTGCTATTTCTGATCTCGGTAGACGTTTTGCTCATCCTCGTCCATTTCTTATCAGAAAAAAAATTACGCAAACTGCTTTAGAATTACTTTCTTTTGCTACAACAGAAAATATTGCGGCTTTTGTCATTGGATTACCATTGAATATGAATGGTTCCGAAGGTCCACGTGTACAATCTACCCGTGCTTTTGTACAAAATATGATTGATAGAGAAATTAACGTGCCTTTTATTTTTTGGGATGAGCGACTTACAACAGTGTCGGCACAACAGATCTTGATAGATATGGATGTATCAAGGAAAAAACGCGCTCAAAAAGTTGATTCAATCGCTGCATCTTTAATTTTACAAGAAGTTCTGGATAGAATTTCTTCTTTAAAAAGCAGCGAAGACAAAAAAATGATCCCTAGCCTATAAATAATAAAGACTAAGGATCATAATTTTTTATTGATAAATTCATCAACAAGTCGAATTCTTTTATTATTTTATAATAGAATATTGGTTATGATGGCATTAGAATCGTAAAGAAAGACCATAAACAATACGTCCAGTTTTAGCGTTGCTTAAAGTCATCGCA includes:
- the gatC gene encoding Asp-tRNA(Asn)/Glu-tRNA(Gln) amidotransferase subunit GatC; amino-acid sequence: MVMDVVDVKRIAHLSRILIEEEDIPLLLSRFNQTLSVLNKISEVNVDGVEPMTSVLPMKMVLRPDIVCDGGKVDSILSNAPHVENNFFLVPKIVE
- the ruvX gene encoding Holliday junction resolvase RuvX, which codes for MSILLIEDLVKSLKPNQPIASIDLGTKKIGIAISDLGRRFAHPRPFLIRKKITQTALELLSFATTENIAAFVIGLPLNMNGSEGPRVQSTRAFVQNMIDREINVPFIFWDERLTTVSAQQILIDMDVSRKKRAQKVDSIAASLILQEVLDRISSLKSSEDKKMIPSL